In Chloroflexota bacterium, the following are encoded in one genomic region:
- the speD gene encoding adenosylmethionine decarboxylase has protein sequence MKSVGRHLVLELWGCENLNSPEIVERALLDIVEALSLTLLSLNVHPFSPIGVTGVAIVSESHVVIHTWPELGYAAVDVFTCGEQRDPDDAVPILREHFSPERIQIMEMTRGLVGV, from the coding sequence GTGAAGAGTGTCGGTCGGCATCTGGTCCTCGAGCTGTGGGGTTGTGAGAATCTCAATTCCCCAGAGATCGTCGAACGGGCCTTGTTGGATATCGTGGAAGCGCTCAGCCTGACGCTCCTCAGCCTCAACGTGCATCCGTTCAGTCCAATTGGCGTGACTGGCGTGGCGATTGTGTCCGAGTCCCATGTGGTGATCCACACCTGGCCGGAGCTGGGCTACGCTGCCGTGGACGTGTTCACCTGCGGCGAGCAGCGCGATCCTGATGATGCTGTGCCGATCCTGCGGGAGCACTTCTCGCCGGAGCGCATCCAGATCATGGAGATGACGCGGGGGCTGGTCGGTGTCTGA
- a CDS encoding arginine decarboxylase, pyruvoyl-dependent, with the protein MSRPLNPWPTPNRLWLSAGAAEGTTELNAFDNALLDAGIGNLNLIKVSSIVPEGAEFLEIPPKITPGSLVPCVYSVMHSDTAGETVCAALGIGIGRDSHGMIFEYHANSREVAERVVRGMVEEGFARRGLPLERVTVTLAEHRVERLGCAVAAVVLWWG; encoded by the coding sequence ATGAGTCGTCCGTTGAATCCGTGGCCGACGCCGAACCGGCTCTGGCTGTCAGCGGGGGCTGCCGAGGGCACGACCGAGCTGAACGCCTTTGACAACGCCTTGCTTGACGCGGGCATCGGCAATCTGAACCTGATCAAGGTCAGCAGCATCGTGCCGGAAGGGGCGGAGTTTCTGGAGATCCCCCCGAAGATCACGCCTGGATCGCTGGTCCCGTGCGTGTACTCGGTGATGCACAGTGATACGGCAGGCGAGACGGTCTGCGCGGCGTTGGGTATTGGAATCGGGAGAGACAGCCACGGGATGATCTTCGAGTATCACGCCAACTCGCGCGAAGTCGCGGAACGCGTCGTGCGGGGGATGGTCGAAGAGGGATTCGCGCGGCGAGGTCTTCCGCTGGAGCGGGTGACGGTCACGCTCGCCGAGCACCGAGTCGAACGACTCGGCTGCGCGGTTGCGGCTGTCGTTCTCTGGTGGGGGTAA
- a CDS encoding NCS2 family permease: protein MARQKRSGSTRQRRGEAAAPSRPVGPDTLLERLFKLTARGTDVATEVRAGLTTFMVMSYIIVVNAGIISTGAAIAGQNVTFSALVTSTCLVAGLMCAAMGLVANLPFAMAPGMGLNAVVAFQLMVGMQYSFSEAMGVIALEGIIITILVLTGLRQAIIRALPVPLKLAIGAGIGLFLFAIGAYEAGLFVVPLGATQGGTVPPPTAGALGNFLAPPTLYAVFGLVLTAVLMHQRVHGALLIGILLTTAVGIVVHLTLRVPLSVIPDKLQLPSQLISVPDLSNFGSGIVGLSFLGRGGANALLAGLLATLSIMLSDFFDTAGTFTALGTEAGLVDDNGNLRENEDKAYLIDSIGALAGGVFGSSSATTYIESGAGIAEGGRTGLTTVVVAIPFLLAMLLSPIFAVVPQEATAGALMIVGLLMMAATAAEIPWKNLAVGLPALFALMMMPLTWSITNGIGAGVILYTLLNARAAALPLWIVSAAFVVYFVIGTR, encoded by the coding sequence TTCCACACGGCAGCGGCGTGGAGAGGCCGCGGCGCCGAGCCGTCCGGTCGGCCCGGACACGCTGCTCGAACGGCTCTTCAAGCTGACGGCACGCGGCACCGACGTGGCCACCGAAGTGCGTGCGGGCCTGACCACCTTCATGGTGATGAGCTACATCATCGTCGTGAATGCCGGCATCATCAGCACCGGCGCCGCCATCGCCGGGCAGAACGTGACGTTTTCCGCGCTGGTCACCAGCACCTGCCTCGTGGCTGGCTTGATGTGCGCCGCGATGGGGCTGGTGGCGAACCTGCCCTTTGCGATGGCCCCGGGGATGGGCCTCAACGCCGTGGTGGCGTTTCAGCTCATGGTCGGCATGCAGTACAGCTTCTCGGAGGCGATGGGGGTCATCGCTCTCGAAGGCATCATCATCACGATCCTTGTGCTGACCGGGCTGCGTCAGGCGATCATCCGTGCGCTGCCGGTGCCGCTCAAGCTCGCCATCGGGGCGGGCATCGGGCTGTTCCTGTTCGCCATCGGGGCGTACGAAGCGGGCCTGTTCGTCGTGCCGCTCGGGGCGACCCAGGGCGGGACCGTGCCACCGCCAACGGCCGGCGCGCTTGGCAACTTCCTGGCGCCGCCGACGCTCTACGCCGTGTTCGGCCTGGTGCTGACGGCGGTGTTGATGCACCAGCGGGTGCATGGCGCGCTGCTGATCGGCATCCTGCTGACGACGGCCGTCGGGATCGTGGTGCACCTGACGCTGAGGGTGCCGCTTTCGGTGATCCCTGACAAGCTGCAGCTTCCGTCCCAACTGATCAGCGTGCCGGACCTCAGCAACTTCGGGAGCGGCATCGTCGGGTTGAGCTTCCTGGGGCGTGGCGGGGCGAACGCGCTGCTGGCCGGCCTGCTGGCGACGCTCTCGATCATGCTGAGCGACTTCTTCGACACGGCGGGGACGTTCACCGCGCTCGGGACCGAGGCCGGGCTGGTGGACGACAACGGCAACCTGCGCGAGAACGAGGACAAGGCGTACCTGATCGACTCCATCGGGGCGCTGGCGGGGGGCGTCTTCGGCTCCTCCAGCGCGACGACGTACATCGAGAGCGGCGCGGGCATCGCCGAGGGGGGCCGGACCGGCCTGACGACGGTGGTCGTGGCGATCCCGTTCCTGCTGGCGATGCTGCTCAGCCCGATCTTCGCGGTGGTGCCGCAGGAGGCGACGGCCGGCGCGCTGATGATCGTGGGGCTGCTGATGATGGCGGCGACGGCCGCCGAGATCCCCTGGAAGAACCTGGCAGTGGGGCTGCCGGCGCTCTTTGCGCTGATGATGATGCCGCTGACCTGGAGCATCACGAACGGCATCGGGGCGGGGGTGATCCTGTACACGCTGCTGAACGCGCGGGCGGCGGCGCTGCCGTTGTGGATCGTGTCGGCAGCGTTCGTGGTGTACTTCGTGATCGGCACCAGGTAG